A stretch of DNA from Paracoccus methylovorus:
AATCCAGACAATTTTCGCGATTAAGACATTAGAGATGAAATATGTGCCATGAGGAGAGCGTAATATCTCCGAGGGCTGTCTATGCTGGATTGCGACCGTATCAATGAACGGCGGGGGGCGGCGCTGCTGAATTCCGGCTGATCCTGATGTTGTTTCTGGACGAGGTTGAAGGCGTCATCATGCGTCTGTTGCGCCGTCACGCGCCGCAAATGGAAACCGACCTGCATTTTCCGAAAAGCTGCGCCTGAAATCTGGGCTTTGCCCATTCCGTCAATCTATGTGCTGCGGGTGGGCGCGCGGCCGCCCCGATAAGGTCGATACACAGCCTTTGTCGATCAGCTATTCCGCCTCGACACAGGCGCTGATCTGCCGGTTGGGCCCGTTGCCGCATCCTTACAGAAAGGCGTGCCGTGTGTAGACCAGCGCAAGAGCTTGGGTCAGATCAGGAATTCGGCCAGCACCGGATCGCGCGTGATATCGCGATAGCCGATTCCCGCCGTTTCCAGCCGTTCGCACAACCGCTCCAGATGCTCGGGGGTGGTGGTTTCGATACCAATCAGGACCGAGCCGAAGTTGCGCGCGGACTTTTTCAGGTATTCGAACCGCGCGATATCGTCCTCGGGGCCCAGCAACTGCAGAAAATCGCGCAACGCGCCGGGTCGCTGCGGCATGCGCAGGATGAAGTAACGCTTCAGACCCGAGAAACGCTGGGCGCGCTCCTTGACCTCGGGCAGGCGCTCAAAATCGAAATTCCCGCCCGAGCAGATGCAGACCACCCGCTTGCCGGTCAGGTCGGGGATGTCGCGCAGCACGTCCACCGCCAGCGCCCCGGCGGGTTCCAGCACGATGCCCTCGATGTTCAGCATCTCCAGCATGGTGGTGCAGATGCGATCCTCGGGCGCGGCATGGACCCGATCGGCACCAAAGCCGCAAAGTGCGCGAAATGGCAGGTCGCCGATTCGCGCCACGGCCGCGCCATCCACGAAATTGTCCACCACGGGCAGCGTCACGGGCGCGCCCGACAGCAGCGCCTCGCGCAGGCTGGTGCCGCCTTCGGGCTCGGCGAATTCGGCTTGGGTGTTGGGTGAAAGTTCGGAAAGCAGCCGGGTGATACCGGCGGCCAGACCGCCGCCGCCGACAGGCAGCACGACGATATCGGGCGCCGCACCGCCCAGTTGGTCAAGCAGTTCCAGCCCGACTGTGGCTTGTCCTTCGATGATATCCGCGTCGTCGAAGGGCGACAGGAAGGTCGCGCCCTGCGCCCGGGCGAACTCCTGCGCCGCCGCCAGCGTCTGGTCGAAATAGTCGCCGGTCAGCACGATCTCGACCGCGCCGTTGCCAAAGATGCGTGTCTTGTCGATCTTTTGTTTCGGCGTGGTGACCGGCATGAAGATGGTGCCGCGGG
This window harbors:
- the ilvA gene encoding threonine ammonia-lyase IlvA; protein product: MENFAASVRQAEIALRDLFEPTPLQKNDHLSAKYGAEIWLKREDLTPVRSYKLRGAFNAMRKIGAGSQGHFVCASAGNHAQGMAFACRHFGTRGTIFMPVTTPKQKIDKTRIFGNGAVEIVLTGDYFDQTLAAAQEFARAQGATFLSPFDDADIIEGQATVGLELLDQLGGAAPDIVVLPVGGGGLAAGITRLLSELSPNTQAEFAEPEGGTSLREALLSGAPVTLPVVDNFVDGAAVARIGDLPFRALCGFGADRVHAAPEDRICTTMLEMLNIEGIVLEPAGALAVDVLRDIPDLTGKRVVCICSGGNFDFERLPEVKERAQRFSGLKRYFILRMPQRPGALRDFLQLLGPEDDIARFEYLKKSARNFGSVLIGIETTTPEHLERLCERLETAGIGYRDITRDPVLAEFLI